Sequence from the Hamadaea flava genome:
CGCCCTTTCCCGGCAAGACTCGAATCCGTCGGCCGGACGTTCCGCCGGACCGGCCGCTCGAAACAGGCACTGGAAAGCCAGCCCGAAGTCAGCCGCTGCGAAGTCAGTCGCTCGGAGTCAGTCGCTCGGAGTCAGCCGCTCGGAGTCAGCCGCTCGGAGTCAGCCGCTCGGAGTCAGTCGCTCGGAGTCAGTCGTTCGAAAGGAATGGGATCATGCAGATTAGCCGTCGTCTCGCCCTCACCGTCGGAGCAGGCGCGCTGACCGCCGCCGGAGCCCTCGGCATCGCACTGCCGGCCAGCACCGCCGCGGCCGTCACCGCCGTCCCCGCCGTGTCCGTCCGGTCCACCGTCGAAGTGCGTACGCTGACCGACGACGCCGTCCTGCGCGCCGCGCAGGCCGCTCTCTCCGCCGCGACGAAGGACGGCCAGAAGGTCTCCGTAGTCGTGATGGACCGCTCCGGCGTCGTCCGGCTGGCCCTCCACAGCACCGGCGCCGGCCCGCAGACCGACGAGTCAGCCGAGCGCAAGGCGTTCACCGCCGTGTCGTTCGGTCAGCCCACCTCGGCGCTCGCCGGCCGAGCCGGGGGCACCGGACCGTCCATCCGCGACATCCCCGGCACGTTGTTCCTGGGTGGCGGGGTTCCCGTGGTCGTCGACGGTACGCCGATCGCCGCCATCGGCGTGGGCGGGGCGCCCAGTGGCGACCTGGACGAGAAGTACGCCGCCGCCGGCGCCGCCGCGCTCCGCTGACCCCCTCACCCCCGCCGCGCGCTTCGCTAGGCGCTGACCCCCGCTCCCCGCTCGGCGCTGGCGCTGGCGCGCTGAAGGCAGCAGATCACGGATATGCATGCGATCTTGGCCAAAGATTCCATGCATATCCGTGATCTGCCGCCAAAACCCTGCCGCGAAAGCCGGGCCGCGAGCCGGGCCGCGAAAGCCGGGCCGCGAAAGCCGGGCCGCGAGAGCCCGACAGGGGTCAAGCAGTGAGCCAGGAGGGGTCGTCGCGGCGATGGTCCAGGTAGTT
This genomic interval carries:
- a CDS encoding GlcG/HbpS family heme-binding protein, with the protein product MQISRRLALTVGAGALTAAGALGIALPASTAAAVTAVPAVSVRSTVEVRTLTDDAVLRAAQAALSAATKDGQKVSVVVMDRSGVVRLALHSTGAGPQTDESAERKAFTAVSFGQPTSALAGRAGGTGPSIRDIPGTLFLGGGVPVVVDGTPIAAIGVGGAPSGDLDEKYAAAGAAALR